CTGGCCTTGAGCTGGTGCCTGATCATGTTCGTCACCATGCCGTACTGGCACCTCAAGGGGAAACAGAACTCCACCGGCGAGTCGTACCGGGTGGAGAAGAAAGCGTTCCGCGAGCGCGTCGAGCGCTTTGTCGAGCAGAACAAGGTCGGCGAGGACAACGGCGTGCCGGTGGTGGCGCCGGCGCCCGGCAGCGACATCTACCTGCTGGCGCAGATGTTCGACTTCTATCCGGTGCTCAAACTCAAGCTCGGGCAGACCTACCGGCTGCACGTGTCCTCCGCCGACGTTCAGCACGGGTTGTCGCTACTGCCGATGAACATGAACTTCCAAGCCGTACCGGGGTACGACCATGTGCTGACGCTCACGCCGACCTCGAGCGGGCCGGTGACGCTGGTGTGCAACGAGTTTTGTGGCATCGGGCATCACAAGATGACCGGCAAGATGATCGTGGAGTGAGTCAGTCATGGGCAACCACCGCAGCGGCGAAGTCCGCACTTGTGACACCACTGGCTTGTCGGTGTGCTTGAACGCTCAGCTCTTCATCCGCCTGCACGCGGTGCTGGCGGTGGTGATGCTGTTCTTGGGCGGCATCGCCGCGCTGTTGCTGGCGCTGACGCGCTGGCCGGCGTTGCACTTGCTGCCGGCGAACTGGTTCTATCGCATCCTCACCTTCCACGGCCTCAACATGCTCATCTTCTGGATCCTGTTCATGGAGGTGGCGATCCTCTACTTCGTCTGCACCATTCTCCTGAACTCCCGCCTGTGGCTGCCGCTGCTGGGCTGGGTCGGTTTCGTGCTCATGGCCGCGGGCGCCGGCATCACCGACTACATCGTGCTCGCCGGTGGCGCCGACGTAATGATGACCTCGTATCCGCCGTTGCGCGCTCACCCCAGCTTTTACCTCGGCATCATTCTCTTCGCCGTCGGCACCCTGCTCGGAGTCATCAACTTCTTCGGCACCTTGTACATCGCGCGGCGCGACAAGACCTACACCGGCTCGGTACCGCTGGTGGTGTTCGGTGCCACCGCGGCGGCCATCATCGCGGTGACCACGATCCTGCACGGCGCGTGGGTATTGATTCCGACCTGGCTGTGGGCCATGGGCTGGGTCCGTTCGATCGATCCCGCGTGGTACCGCTTGATCTGGTGGGGCTTGGGTCACCCGTCACAGCAGGTGAACGTCGCGGCCATGGTGTCGGTGTGGTACCTGCTCGGCACCCTCACCACCGGGGCCAAGCCGCTCAACCAGCTGGTCTGTCGCGGGGCCTTCGTGCTTTACATCCTTTTCATC
The Deltaproteobacteria bacterium DNA segment above includes these coding regions:
- a CDS encoding cytochrome C oxidase subunit II translates to MSISAPPKDWFQAPSGAERLWIGLALSWCLIMFVTMPYWHLKGKQNSTGESYRVEKKAFRERVERFVEQNKVGEDNGVPVVAPAPGSDIYLLAQMFDFYPVLKLKLGQTYRLHVSSADVQHGLSLLPMNMNFQAVPGYDHVLTLTPTSSGPVTLVCNEFCGIGHHKMTGKMIVE
- a CDS encoding cbb3-type cytochrome c oxidase subunit I, whose protein sequence is MGNHRSGEVRTCDTTGLSVCLNAQLFIRLHAVLAVVMLFLGGIAALLLALTRWPALHLLPANWFYRILTFHGLNMLIFWILFMEVAILYFVCTILLNSRLWLPLLGWVGFVLMAAGAGITDYIVLAGGADVMMTSYPPLRAHPSFYLGIILFAVGTLLGVINFFGTLYIARRDKTYTGSVPLVVFGATAAAIIAVTTILHGAWVLIPTWLWAMGWVRSIDPAWYRLIWWGLGHPSQQVNVAAMVSVWYLLGTLTTGAKPLNQLVCRGAFVLYILFINLASAHHLLVDPGVSAGWKIWNTSYAMYLAVLASMIHGFTVPASVEVALRKQGHNRGLFGWLYAAPWKNPGFSAMFLSLLIFGFMGGITGVTLGT